The Saccharopolyspora gregorii genomic interval CAGCAGCTCCCCGACGATTCCGCGGGCGGCGGCGCGCAGCAGCTCCGCGCGCGGTGGCGAGCCGTCCGCCGGGCGGAACCAGTCCCGCAGCGTCCCCCAGCTCGCCGCCCGCCGCTCCAGCCAGTCCCGCTCGTCGGCGGTGGGCGGCAGGTCCGCGCCGCGCAGCGCGCGCCGGTGCAGGTCGGCGACGCCGTGCGCCTCCACCTCGGCGAGCGCGGCGGAGATCGCGGGCCGGCGCTGGTCGAGGTCGGTCGTGAACTCCTGCAGGTGCGCGACGGTCGCCGCCTTCACCTCGTCGAACTCGCCCGGGTCGTCGGACCGCTGGAGCCGCCGCAGTTCGGCGTGGAAGTGCGCGGTGCCGGTGCGCAGCGATTCCAGGTGCCCTTCCAGCTCGTGCACCGCGGCGCACAACCGCCGGTCCGCCGAACCCGGTTCGGCCAGCAGCGCGGCGATCTCGGCGAGCCGGTCGGCGATGGCGTCGAGCACCGCGGTCGGCAACGCGCCGGTCTCGTCGAAGCTCGCCATCGCGTGCCGCAGCCCGGACCAGGCCGCCGCGCCCGCCTTCGTCAACGCGTAGTGCAGGTTGCGCCGCTCGTACTCGGCGGCGGTGCGGTAGTCCTCCGCGTGGTGCTGGACGACGTCGAGCAGCCCCCACTCGGCGAGCTTCTTCAGCCGTTCCGCGAGGTCTCCGTCGCCGAGCGCGTCGAGCCAGCCGCTCGCCCGCACCCGGTCCCGCACGTCGTCGATGCCGAGCGAGCCCTCCCACCGCTGCGCCGCGTCCGCGAACGCGCGCAGGATCGCCGAGTACGACTCGGCCTGAGCACCGACCGCGAAGCGGAACACGTCCGGCGGGACCCGCTGCGTCGCCACCCGCGGCCTCCTCCCGGCACGGAACCAACCACCTCACGGTAGTGGACCGCGGACGTCAGGCGAACGGGTAGCCGGTGACCGGTTCGCTCCGGTCCCCGCGGTCCGGGTTCCCCGCCCGGACGCGGAAATCCGGCCGGTGCCGCGGTGGGCACCGGCCGGATCGGTCCGGTCACAGGACGTGCCGCGCCCCGGCGCCGAGGCCCCGGCAGGTCCAGCACTCCTCCGCGACGGCGGGTGCCGGGTCGGCCGGATCGGGGTCGAGCAGGCCCGTTCCCGAGCAGTCCGGGCACCAGGACCACTCGGCGGGCAGTTCCGCGGTGGGCGCGGGCGGCAGGACGTTCACCGCGCACCTCCTGTTCCGCCGGGCGTCGCGCGCGATTCCGGCTGCGTGGGCGGGACTTCCGGTGCGGAGGCCCCGCCCACCGGTCTACCCCGCGCGCTCCGACCGGCGGGGTCGCGCGGGTAACGGCTCGCGAAATTCCGGGGGAGCCGCCGCCGCGCGGGAGTTCCCTGGTGGTGCGCGCGCCCCGCCGGCGCCACGTCCGGGTTCGCCGCGCGCTCCCGCGGTCGTCCGACGCGGTCGCGAGCGCGGCGCCCACCCCGTTCCGCCGTCGCGCCGGGCGGTGCGAGCGGCCGGGCGCGCGGTGCGCGATCCGGCCCGGAACCGGCGGCGCGGAATCGACCGCGCACTCCAGGCCGGAATGCGCTGTGCGACGAGCGGCGCATTCATCGCACGCCACGTCCCGCGTTGACCCTGATCCACTTGCGGGCCTGCACCCGCACGTCCTGGTCGTCTATCCAGTCGATGCCGACCTGCACGCAATCGACGAGGTTGTCGTCGCTGTGCGAACCGCGCGCGTCCCCGCGGTGCACGGTGATCATTCCGGAGCCGCGCCCCCAGCGGAACGTGTAGGACTCGCGCGCGGAGATCCGTTCGAAGTGCCAGGTCATCGGTAAGTCCTTCTTCACGTTCATCGGCCACCTCCCAGGTGGCGGGAACCGCGCGGGGCGCCCGATCGTGGCCCGCACCCGCCGCAGCGCGGTTGCGGAATGCGGGAGAGCACGTCCGGCGGCGAATTCGGATCGAGTGCGCCACCGCGCGGTCGCCGCAGGCGCGGAATGCCGAAGTGCACCGGGAATCCGGAAACCGGGGATCCGCGAGCCCCGTGGGCGGGGAGCGCCAGCAACGCCTGCACCACCTCGTCCACCGGCCCGTCCCGCCGCCACAGCGCGGGAGGATCGGGGAGTTCCAGGTCGGAAAGCCGGTACCGGGCGGCGACCGCGTCATCGGCCGCATGGGCCAGGAACGTGTCCATCACCCCGTTCTCCACGCGGAATCCCTGCAGCACGAACTCGTCGTCCCGCCCGGTCGGCAGGTACCGGAATCGAAAACCCTCGTGGACGCTGGCTCGAATCGCCGCCAAGTGCGAATGGAAGAGCGCGTCGAAGTCCACAGTGGCCACCTTTCATCAGATCGCCTTGCATGACTGGGAAAACCACCTGGCACGACGGAATCCGCCGACCAAGAAGATCTTGGTCGCGCAGTCGGTCCCGCGCGTTTCAAGTGATCTTGAGAAGTGGAAGTAGTCGACCACTGGCCGCTATAAAAGAATGCTAGCCGCACGATAACGATGCGCGCACTCTTTCAATTGGGTGAATGTCCGAAGGCCCGAACCGAACCGACTTCCGCTCTTTCGTCCACAGCGGACGGTATTCCACGAGTGCGCCAACCAGCCCGAATCGGTACCGAGCCACTTGAAAAGTCCCGGCATGGCAGCGAAAACGCGATCACGCCGTTCGGCGGCACCTGTCGCCCAGCCGCACCGCCCCGGGCGGTGCGCCACCGCGCACCGCAGCTCGGCGCCGAAGATCCACTGATCAAGGTGGACAGTCCCGCCGCACCACCGCCCCGCGAACCGGGAAAACCGCGCTGCGACGGGGTTTTCCACCGCCGACCGCAGGACGCCACCCGACCCCGGCCGCACCCCGCCCGCCGCACACCCGCGCGCCGGCTCCCCGCCAGGGCCGCCGATCGCGCCACCGGGCGGACACCGCGCACCGCTCCCCCGACCGGCACCACCGGACCCGGTACCCGCCGTTCCCCGGAACCCGCGCCGAACCTCCCGGGCCGCCCCAGCACCCCCGAGAACCCGCCTGAGATCCCCGCAGCCGCCCGGAAACCCGCCCCCGCCGACCTTTCATCCCCCGCACAACAGCGAGCGCGCCGCAGAGCGGTCATCCGCTCCGCAGGCGCGCTCGCCCACTTGCTCGATCGAGTTGTACGGCCCACCACCCGCGATCCGGCCGGGGAGTTCCCCGTCACCGGCGCGCGGACCGGTCCGCCGCGGGACTCACCGCGCGATCTGCTGGCCGCCCGGTTGTCCCTGCTGCTGCCAGTGCCGCATCGCGTGCTGCACCAAGGCGATCAGCGCCTGCTTGGTGGACTGCTGGTCCCGGGCGTCGCACGGTCCGATCGGCACGTGCGGCCCGATCGCCATCGCCTCCCGGATCTCCTCCATGCGGTGCTGCAGTTCGCCGTTGAAGCAGTTCACCGCGATCAGGTAGGGCAGCCCGCGGTCTTCGAAGAAGTCCACTGCGGAGAACGAATCCGCCAGCCTCCGGGTGTCGACCAGCACCACCGCGCCGATCGCGCCCTTGACCAGGTCATCCCACATGAACCAGAAGCGCTGCTGCCCGGGCGTGCCGAACAGGTACAGGATCAGGTCCGAATCCAGCGAGATGCGGCCGAAGTCCATCGCGACCGTGGTGCTTCTCTTGTCCGGTGTGGCCGCGAGGTCGTCCACGCCCGCGCTGGCCTCCGTCATCACCGCCTCGGTGGTCAGCGGGACGATCTCGGAGACGGAGCCGACGAACGTCGTCTTGCCGACACCGAATCCGCCCGCGACGACGATCTTCGCCGAGGTCGTGGCACCGCGCTGGGGGGCGACCGGCCCCCGAGCGCCTCCTTGGGGAGCTCTATAGCCGACGGAGTCCACTCAATACCCTTTCCATCAACAACAGGTGTGGTGCGCTACCGCTTTCGGTCACCGTCTGGTGCACGGTGACCATCCCCAGTTCCGCCATGTCGGCCAGCAACACCCTAGCCACCCCGATCGGAACGGAGAGCAGCGCTCCGACTTCGGCCACCGACCTGGGATGCCGGCACATTTCAGCGATCGACTCGTGTTCCATCCGCCCCGCCGAGCCAGGCCGGTAGGCCTCGCTCGTGGACACGAGCGTCTCCATTTGCAGCTCGTAGTTCGACCTGGTCCGGCCACCGGTCCAGGTGTACGAGCGGATGGCCGCGGGAACCTCGGCCTGCGGCTCCGGTTCTCGCTCCGGTGCGCCGAACGCCCCCCTGGACTGTTCCGGCACCGGTTCACCACCCCCCGCTTCCGGTCGGCCCGCGGGCTGCCCCCCGACGGTCCACGGAGCCGATCCCGCCGTCCCCGAACCGGGTTCCGGGGACCCGCCCCAGTCCGCGTCCGGTTCGCGGTACGTCGGGCCTTGCGTTTCCCACTCCAGCGGGGTTTCGAACGGATCGCGCCGGTCGAACGGATCCGCTGGAGGCCGGGCGGTGGGCCGCCGGGAGTGCGGCTGCCCCGACTGGGGTTGCGGTGCACCCGCGTCTCCCGGGCCCTGCTCGGCGGCCGAGTCCTCCGCCTGGTCCGCCTTCTTCCGGCGCCCGCGCCTGCCGCGGCCGCTGTCGAAGGTGAACCCGTTCATCACGTCGGCGAAGGTGTTCTCGTCCGGCTCGTCCCGTCTTCGGTCCTGCTCGCCGAACTCCGGATCGCTCATCGCGTCACCTCACCGCGGCCGGGCGGGAGAACGGATTCCTCGCGCCCTGCAGCTGGTGCCGCAGCTCCGGGGTGAGCATCTGGCCGACGCGTTCCACCAGCATCGCCATCTCGTAAGCGATCAGGCCCATGTCGCACTGCGGCGCCGCCAGCGCCGTCAGGCAGGAACCGTCGCTGATGCCCATCTGGATCAGCGTGCCGTACTGCATCTCCACGATGGTCTCGGTGACCTCGCCCGCTTCGAAGCACTTCGCGGCACCGTTGGTCAGGCTCAGCAGACCGGACGAGACCGCGGCGAGCTGTTCCGCGCGGTCCTGCGGCAGGTTCGCCGAAGCGGTCAGCAGCAGTCCGTCCGCGGACACCACGATCGCGTGCGCCACGCCGGCGACGCGCTGGGTGAAGTCCGTCACCAGCCACCCGAACCGCCGGGACATCGTCTCCTGGGGAGTCATGCAACCTCCTGGCTTGTGGTCGTGGAATCGCCGAGGTCTGTCCGAACGACTCCGTGTTGCCGAATCGGTGGAACCGGACGCGGTCCGCCGCGCCCTCAGTGGCCTGGCTAGCGCTCCTTCTTCCGGTGGGGACCATCGACGACGACGTTCGAGTTCCGCACGCGCCCTCCCTACGACTCGTCCGGCGCCCGGTGCCTGCCGCGCTCGACACCGGATTGGAAGCTGGACAACCTGCCGCGCAGCGCGCTCGCGTCCCGTTCGGGGCGCTGGCCCTCCGGCCTGCTCGGACCGGCCTGCGCGCTGCCCGGGGCCAGCTGCGCCTTGGGGGTGCGGCGGGGCAACCCGGACTCGGTGAACGAGGTGGGGCTGAGGTTCGTGACGGCTTCGGCCTGGCGCCAGGACTCGTCGGTCGCGAAGGTCCAGCCGCCGTTCCCGTTCCCGTTCGCCGCCGGGGTTTCGTCGTCGGCGATCCGGCTGGAGCTCCCGGCCGGCAGGTCCGGGCCGTCCGCCTGCGCGGGGCCCGGGTCGGAACCGTCCTGCGACGACGAGGTCATGGCGCCGTTCCTCCCGAAACGCAGGCCGCCCTGCAGGTCGGCCAGTCTGCGGCTCAGCTCCTGCGGGCTGCGCTCCGCCGGGGAACCCGCGGCGGGGGCCGCGTCCGCGCGGTCCTGGTCGAGCTCGCCGATGCCGAGCGGGTCGTGCTCGTCGACGTGCACCACCGGTTCCTCGGCGGGGCCGCTGCCGTTCCGCCGCGGGAGGCCGGAGTCGGTGAAGCCGGGTTCCGGGGCGTCGACGGCCTCCGCGGCCTTCGCCTCGGCTTCGGCCTCCGCCGCGGAATCCGCGGTGAACGACCAGGAACCGCTGTCCATGATGGACGTCGCCTGCTCGTCACCGGGCCATTCCCGGCGCGCCTCCTGCTCGCGGGAGTACTCGTCGAGGTCCTCGTCCGTGATGGGCTGGAACCACTGGGTAGAGACCTCTTCGAAGATCGGCGACGAGGCGTCGTCCGCGGCGGCCGGGGCGTCCTCCGGCGCCGGCGGCCACGCCAGGTCCGAGGAGGTCCAGTCCGCGGCGAAGTCGTGCGAGTCGGCCTGCTCCGGAATGTCCACCGGGGTGAACAGGCTGCCGAGGTCGCCCGCGGGCTCCTGCTGCGAGGGGCCGACGAGGCCGGCCGCCGGTTCCCGCTTCGGCAGCGGGGAGTTCGACGCGCCGCCGGGCGTGAGGAAGCCGGTGTTGAACGTGTTCCGCTCGCCGTCCGGTTCCGCCGTGCTGAACCCGGTCTCCGCCGGGTCGGCGCCGCCGGGACCGACCGGGTCCGCGGTGCCGAAGCCGGTGCTGAACCCGGTCTCGGCAGCGAACCCGGTCTCGGCAGCGAATCCGGTGCCCGTGCTGAAGCCGGTCTCGCCCTCCGCCGTGCTGAACCCGGTCTCGGCGGTGCTGAACCCGGTCTCGCCGCCCGCGCTCCACACGAACCCGGTGTCGTCGTGCTGCGCACCGTCGAGGGCGGACGTCATCGGCTGCGGGCCGGTCCCGAAGGAACCGGAGGTCGGCATGTCGTGGTGCGCCACGCCGTTGCGCTGCCCGCCCATCGCGGGCGTCGGCTGCTGCGGGACGGACGCGCCCGCCACCACGTGCTCGGCGGGGATGTTCACAGTGGCCCGCACACCGTCCACATCGGGGCCGCCGTGCAGCTGCACGGTGACGCCGTGGCGCAGTGCCAGCCGGGAGACCACGAACAGGCCCATCCGGCGCGAGGTCGCCAGGTCGTTCTCGTCGACCCGGGACAGCCGCTCGTTGGCGGCGGCCAGCTCCTGGTCGCCCATGCCGATGCCCTCGTCGAGCACGTCCACGGTGATCGACCCGTCGCCTGCCTGGTAGCTGGAGACGGTGACCGAGGTGTCGGGCGCGGAGAAGTTCGCCGCGTTGTCCATCAGCTCGGCCATCAGCCGCACCAGGTCGCTGGCCGCGTGGCCCAGCAGCCGCACCTGCGGCGGCGGCTGCACGACGACCCGCGGGTACTGCTCGATCTCGGAGACGGCGGCGCGCAGCATGTCGCCGAGCTCGGTGGGCCGGACGAACCGCCGGGCCAGGTCGCTGCCGGAGAGCACCATCAGGTTCTCGTTGTTGCGGCGCATCCGGGTCGCGAGGTGGTCGAGCTGGAACAGCCTGGACAGCTGGTCCGGGTCCTCCTCGTCCTGCTCCAGCTGCTCGAACAGCCGCAGCTGGCGTTCCAGCAGGCCCTGGCTCCGGCGGGAGACGCCGACGAACGATTCGCTGTAGCCGTGCCGCAGCGAGGCCTGCTCGGCGGCGAGCCGCAGCGCCTGCGCCTGCACCTCGTCGAAGGCGCGCGCCACCTGGCCGACCTCTTCGGTCGTCCGGACCGGCAGCGGCCGCAGCTCGCGGGCCTCCTCACCGGACCGGATGCCCGCGACGGCGTCCGGCAGCCCGTGCTGGGCGGCGTCGAGCGCGCCCTGCCGGAGCAGGCGCAGCGAGCCGATCAGCTGGCGGGTGATCGTGGTGATCACCGCGGCGGCGATGATGAGCGAGGCCAGCAGCAGCGCCGAGTCCCAGCCCGCCGCGTTGCCCGCGTCCTCGCGGAGTTCGCTCGCCCTGGCGCGGACCTCGTCGGCGAGGTCGTTGTGGCCGTCGTCGATGAGCCCGACCACCTGGTCGGAGATGTCGTTCCACTGGGCCGCGGTCACCGGCAGCTCGCCACCGCTCATCCCGGCCATCAGGACCTGGGTGAGCATCGCGTTGCGCTGCACGATCTCCGGGCCCTGCGTGGTCGCGTCCAGCCGCTCC includes:
- a CDS encoding TIGR02677 family protein produces the protein MATQRVPPDVFRFAVGAQAESYSAILRAFADAAQRWEGSLGIDDVRDRVRASGWLDALGDGDLAERLKKLAEWGLLDVVQHHAEDYRTAAEYERRNLHYALTKAGAAAWSGLRHAMASFDETGALPTAVLDAIADRLAEIAALLAEPGSADRRLCAAVHELEGHLESLRTGTAHFHAELRRLQRSDDPGEFDEVKAATVAHLQEFTTDLDQRRPAISAALAEVEAHGVADLHRRALRGADLPPTADERDWLERRAASWGTLRDWFRPADGSPPRAELLRAAARGIVGELLRELERITEARSGSSSAAADFRELARWFTTADRDEDLHRLWSAAFGLGPARHAHLAHEDPELVAPATPWTRAPRVRVSALLRSGGRVERFGSTGKVRDVAQLAALRAARARQERAELDAAWQRLATGGEVRLSSFTGLEPGVLDRLLDLLGRALASRADDAGVRRARTGDGRVEIELSDPADGRTAELRTERGTLCGPDFAVHVRLVADGAVEAGG
- a CDS encoding GTP-binding protein, with amino-acid sequence MDSVGYRAPQGGARGPVAPQRGATTSAKIVVAGGFGVGKTTFVGSVSEIVPLTTEAVMTEASAGVDDLAATPDKRSTTVAMDFGRISLDSDLILYLFGTPGQQRFWFMWDDLVKGAIGAVVLVDTRRLADSFSAVDFFEDRGLPYLIAVNCFNGELQHRMEEIREAMAIGPHVPIGPCDARDQQSTKQALIALVQHAMRHWQQQGQPGGQQIAR
- a CDS encoding DUF742 domain-containing protein; the protein is MPEQSRGAFGAPEREPEPQAEVPAAIRSYTWTGGRTRSNYELQMETLVSTSEAYRPGSAGRMEHESIAEMCRHPRSVAEVGALLSVPIGVARVLLADMAELGMVTVHQTVTESGSAPHLLLMERVLSGLRRL
- a CDS encoding roadblock/LC7 domain-containing protein: MTPQETMSRRFGWLVTDFTQRVAGVAHAIVVSADGLLLTASANLPQDRAEQLAAVSSGLLSLTNGAAKCFEAGEVTETIVEMQYGTLIQMGISDGSCLTALAAPQCDMGLIAYEMAMLVERVGQMLTPELRHQLQGARNPFSRPAAVR
- a CDS encoding sensor histidine kinase, coding for MTASTPPRERARLGQWRNWSLSVKFAAVVLVPVIFAVGLGISQIRWQVDQANEYERVAHVLDGAQKVEPLVAALQNERNAAVLINNAEELDRRVAEVDAAFAAVDEEIGHSAGPGEIDYGQIVDDRHHEVHTALEQLDGAREAVRRESLSTPDTINAYSAAITSVLSLDRALTSTVSEPTLAATASALQDMLAMMEEVRLQQAWVLSGLSQGQLAPQSGDALQGSRARLVSKIADARATVARHWQERLDATTQGPEIVQRNAMLTQVLMAGMSGGELPVTAAQWNDISDQVVGLIDDGHNDLADEVRARASELREDAGNAAGWDSALLLASLIIAAAVITTITRQLIGSLRLLRQGALDAAQHGLPDAVAGIRSGEEARELRPLPVRTTEEVGQVARAFDEVQAQALRLAAEQASLRHGYSESFVGVSRRSQGLLERQLRLFEQLEQDEEDPDQLSRLFQLDHLATRMRRNNENLMVLSGSDLARRFVRPTELGDMLRAAVSEIEQYPRVVVQPPPQVRLLGHAASDLVRLMAELMDNAANFSAPDTSVTVSSYQAGDGSITVDVLDEGIGMGDQELAAANERLSRVDENDLATSRRMGLFVVSRLALRHGVTVQLHGGPDVDGVRATVNIPAEHVVAGASVPQQPTPAMGGQRNGVAHHDMPTSGSFGTGPQPMTSALDGAQHDDTGFVWSAGGETGFSTAETGFSTAEGETGFSTGTGFAAETGFAAETGFSTGFGTADPVGPGGADPAETGFSTAEPDGERNTFNTGFLTPGGASNSPLPKREPAAGLVGPSQQEPAGDLGSLFTPVDIPEQADSHDFAADWTSSDLAWPPAPEDAPAAADDASSPIFEEVSTQWFQPITDEDLDEYSREQEARREWPGDEQATSIMDSGSWSFTADSAAEAEAEAKAAEAVDAPEPGFTDSGLPRRNGSGPAEEPVVHVDEHDPLGIGELDQDRADAAPAAGSPAERSPQELSRRLADLQGGLRFGRNGAMTSSSQDGSDPGPAQADGPDLPAGSSSRIADDETPAANGNGNGGWTFATDESWRQAEAVTNLSPTSFTESGLPRRTPKAQLAPGSAQAGPSRPEGQRPERDASALRGRLSSFQSGVERGRHRAPDES